A single Candidatus Bathyarchaeum sp. DNA region contains:
- the sepF gene encoding cell division protein SepF encodes MPSTNRETGKNQKKSYLKAMPLRDLSDVEVVKHELEMGNIIILKITPLARKSIEDVKVAVNELSCFTKSIEGDIASLGEERVVIVPNEVKIWRPETVVPEKAPTAA; translated from the coding sequence TTGCCCTCAACAAACCGAGAGACTGGAAAAAATCAAAAGAAATCTTACCTTAAAGCTATGCCACTTCGGGACCTCTCTGATGTAGAAGTTGTCAAACATGAACTCGAAATGGGAAACATCATAATTCTGAAAATTACCCCCCTTGCCCGAAAAAGCATTGAAGACGTAAAAGTTGCAGTAAACGAGCTTTCTTGTTTCACCAAATCCATTGAGGGAGACATTGCCAGCCTTGGGGAAGAACGAGTTGTAATCGTTCCAAATGAGGTAAAAATCTGGCGCCCCGAAACTGTGGTCCCAGAAAAAGCTCCTACCGCAGCTTAA
- a CDS encoding RNA-binding protein — protein sequence MQKRHRCCLKSKDAKKLNAEISEKFGIEIQEFFDSKIRVESYGIDAFTVFLFNGEPLLAKSNGILFFTLIFEELFSQFPKIVVDMGAVPYVCKGADVMAPGICTIQGDFDENGLVLVVDERHRKPLAVGLAMFSSEEMKKIKSGKVIKTLHYVGDKLWGGLKAS from the coding sequence GTGCAAAAGCGTCATCGTTGTTGCTTGAAATCAAAGGATGCAAAAAAGCTTAATGCTGAAATTTCTGAAAAATTTGGAATTGAAATCCAAGAGTTTTTTGATTCGAAAATTCGTGTTGAATCATACGGAATTGATGCTTTTACTGTGTTTCTTTTTAACGGGGAACCCCTTTTGGCAAAATCAAATGGTATTCTGTTTTTCACTTTGATTTTTGAAGAACTATTTTCTCAATTTCCAAAAATAGTAGTGGACATGGGAGCTGTTCCTTATGTTTGTAAGGGAGCAGATGTGATGGCTCCTGGAATTTGTACAATTCAAGGTGATTTTGATGAAAATGGTCTTGTTTTGGTTGTTGATGAACGTCACCGTAAACCCTTGGCAGTAGGTTTAGCCATGTTTTCTTCTGAAGAGATGAAAAAAATCAAAAGTGGCAAGGTAATCAAAACTCTTCATTATGTGGGAGACAAACTTTGGGGCGGTTTAAAAGCCTCCTAA
- a CDS encoding YkgJ family cysteine cluster protein: MNPVSWRKVKSWTCVGCGMCCKDYHVVLNFAEWISILKNFGEGAIGRAPGKLLLGKRNNGVCCFLTQLGNTPSCGLQHVKPLACKIWPFKVFDEPKFGDERQALYVYRDRKFYVYVDPACTGLLLGKPTTDFKFKFLPEFIDVALGLRQNQYHSTSKTRMQPFHQPFRGRTVI; the protein is encoded by the coding sequence ATGAATCCTGTATCTTGGCGAAAAGTGAAGTCGTGGACCTGTGTTGGCTGCGGAATGTGTTGTAAAGACTACCACGTTGTTCTAAATTTTGCCGAATGGATTTCTATCCTCAAAAACTTTGGTGAAGGAGCAATAGGACGAGCACCTGGTAAGTTACTTTTAGGAAAACGAAACAACGGTGTTTGCTGTTTTCTCACCCAACTAGGTAACACTCCAAGTTGTGGACTTCAACATGTAAAACCTCTTGCTTGCAAGATTTGGCCTTTCAAAGTATTTGATGAACCAAAGTTTGGTGACGAGCGCCAAGCACTTTACGTTTATCGGGACCGTAAATTCTATGTTTATGTGGACCCTGCTTGCACTGGATTGCTCCTAGGAAAACCAACTACTGACTTTAAGTTCAAATTTTTGCCTGAATTCATTGATGTTGCCTTGGGTTTGCGCCAAAACCAATATCATTCTACATCAAAGACTCGCATGCAACCGTTTCATCAACCTTTCCGTGGGCGAACAGTAATCTAG